A genome region from Coffea arabica cultivar ET-39 chromosome 7e, Coffea Arabica ET-39 HiFi, whole genome shotgun sequence includes the following:
- the LOC113698554 gene encoding uncharacterized protein isoform X2: MAVPLKLVGKRVVKPSKVTKDVDTDRELTKFINSYNEAAATFANKEGGQLSIVKPQPESSIMHAHNWKSKDLLDWEENSNYSASSTESKLLFCKKDDFVQLQLHSLFEFAYFLLLYTKIFFFF, from the exons ATGGCAGTGCCCCTCAAACTCGTAG gGAAGAGAGTTGTGAAGCCCTCAAAGGTCACAAAGGATGTGGATACCGATCGG GAACTGACCAAGTTCATAAATTCTTACAATGAGGCAGCAGCTACTTTCGCCAACAAGGAAGGTGGCCAACTAAGCATAGTCAAACCACAACCAGAGTCATCTATAATGCATGCTCATAATT GGAAGAGCAAAGATCTTTTGGATTGGGAGGAGAACAGCAACTACTCTGCCTCTTCTACGGAGTCAAAGCTTCTATTTTGCAAAAAAGACGACTTTGTGCAGCTGCAATTACattctctttttgaatttgcatactttcttttgttatataccaaaatttttttctttttttga
- the LOC113698554 gene encoding uncharacterized protein isoform X1: MTQKSNLFKCQRKKKSIPPNRHGSAPQTRKRVVKPSKVTKDVDTDRELTKFINSYNEAAATFANKEGGQLSIVKPQPESSIMHAHNWKSKDLLDWEENSNYSASSTESKLLFCKKDDFVQLQLHSLFEFAYFLLLYTKIFFFF; encoded by the exons ATGACCCAAAAGAGCAATCTTTTCAAATGCCAACGAAAGAAGAAATCAATTCCTCCCAATCGCCATGGCAGTGCCCCTCAAACTC gGAAGAGAGTTGTGAAGCCCTCAAAGGTCACAAAGGATGTGGATACCGATCGG GAACTGACCAAGTTCATAAATTCTTACAATGAGGCAGCAGCTACTTTCGCCAACAAGGAAGGTGGCCAACTAAGCATAGTCAAACCACAACCAGAGTCATCTATAATGCATGCTCATAATT GGAAGAGCAAAGATCTTTTGGATTGGGAGGAGAACAGCAACTACTCTGCCTCTTCTACGGAGTCAAAGCTTCTATTTTGCAAAAAAGACGACTTTGTGCAGCTGCAATTACattctctttttgaatttgcatactttcttttgttatataccaaaatttttttctttttttga